Genomic segment of Leifsonia sp. Root1293:
CCTCGAGGTCTGGCGCTCCGATCCCGAGGTGGCGATGGTCGTGCTCGATGGAGCAGGCGACCGCGGGTTCTGCGCCGGTGGCGACGTCCGGGCGCTGTGGGACAACGCGACGGCCGGAAGCAACGCCGATTCGCGCACCTTCTTCCGTGATGAGTACCGCCTCAACGCGATGATCGCCCGGTATCCGAAGCCCGTGGTCGCGCTGATGGACGGCATCACCATGGGCGGCGGCATCGGACTCGCCGGTCATGCCTCGATCCGCATCGTCACCGAGCGCTCGACGCTGGCGATGCCGGAGACCCGCATCGGATTCAGCCCCGACGTCGGGGGCACCTGGCTGCTCGGTCGTGCCCCCGGCGAACTCGGAACCCACCTCGGCCTCACCGCCGCCACCATGGGCCCGGCCGACGCCATCGCCGCCGGGTTCGCCGACTACCTCGTGCCGAGCGAGTCGCTCCCGCACCTGATGCAGGCGCTCCGGGAACGGGCGGACCCCGGATCACCGCCCGAGATCGTGCTGCTCTTCGACGAGACGCCCGGGGCATCCGAGCTGGAGGCGCAGCGCGGCTGGATCGACGCCTGCTACTCGGCTCCGACGGTGGCGGACATCATCCATCGCCTGCGCGAGAGGCCGGAGCCAGAAGCGGCCCGCGCCGCCGACGACCTCTCGACCCTCTCACCGACGGGGCTCACGGCGACTCTCGCCGGCATCCGTTCCGCGCGGGCCGCGTCGAACCTCGAGCAGGCCCTGGAGAGCGAGTACCGTGCCGTCGCCTGGCTCATCGAGCAGCCCGACCTGCGGGAGGGCATCCGCGCCCAGGTCGTCGACAAGGACCGCTCGCCGCGGTGGAATCCGGCCACCATCGACGACATCGACACGGATGCCGTTCTCGCGGCCATCGCGCAGGATCCGGCCGAGCCGCTCTGGAGCTGATCGGCCGGGACATCGTTCGCGGGGCGGACCGGCGCGGCCGGACTGCGGTGCGGCATCCGTCAACCCCCCTGACTGAAACCGCTCCCGGATATGCCGCCGACGGCTTGTCGGATACCGTGGGAGCGTGAAGACCCATGAACTCCGCGTGCACCGTAGCGACGAGAACCTGACCACAGACGGTCAACTCGCCTGGCAGTTGGCCGGTGTCGCCGTCGACTCCGTGCCCGTGACAGACGAGGTCACCGAGATGGTGATCAACCGCGTGATCGACAATGCAGCCGTCGCGGTCGCCTCGCTCACACGCGCCCCAGTCACCAGTGCTCGAAGCCAGGCGTTGACCCACCCGGTCTCGGTCGGCGGTCAGGGCTCGACGGTGTTCGGCGTCGATGCGGGGCGTCGCACCTCGCCCGAGTGGGCCGCCTGGGCCAACGGCGTGGCCGTGCGCGAGCTCGACTACCACGACACCTTCCTCGCCGCGGAGTACTCGCACCCCGGCGACAACATCCCTCCGATCGTCGCTGTCGCCCAGCACCTCGCTGCCGCCCGTGGGCTCACGGGATCCGACGTCGTGCGCGGCATCGCCACGGGCTACGAACTGCAGATCGACCTGGCCAAGGCCATCAGCCTGCACCAGTTCAAGATCGACCACGTCGCGCACCTGGGCCCGTCGGCCGCAGCCGGCATCGGTACCCTCCTCGGTCTCGACCAGGAGACGATCTACCAGGCCATCGGCCAGGCCCTGCACACCACGACGGCCACGCGGCAGTCCAGGAAGGGCGCCATCTCCACCTGGAAGGCGCACGCGCCGGCCTTCGCGGGCAAGATGGCGGTCGAGGCCGTCGACCGTGCGATGCGCGGCGAGACCAGCCCGTCGCCCATCTACGAGGGCGAGGACGGCGTGATCGCCTGGCTCCTCGGAGGAACCGATGCGCGCTACTCCGTCGAGATCCCCGAAGAGGGCGAGGCCAAGCGCGCCATCCTGGACAGCTACACGAAGGAGCACTCCGCGGAGTACCAGGCCCAGGCCTGGATCGACCTGGCCCGCAAGCTGCACAACGAGTACCCGCTGCTGCTCGACGACGTCGAGAGCATCGACCGCATCGTCATCCACACCTCCCACCACACGCACTACGTGATCGGCTCCGGGGCCAACGACCCGCAGAAGTACGACCCGTCGGCGTCGCGCGAGACCCTCGACCACTCGATCCCGTACATCTTCGCGGTCGCCCTGCAGGACGGCACGTGGCACCACGTCGACTCCTACTCGCCAGCACGGGCCAATCGCCCCGACACCGTCGCCCTGTGGAACAAGATCACCACGGTCGAGGACGAGGAGTGGACGCGCCGCTACCACTCGCTCGACATGAACGAGAAGGCGTTCGGCGGTCGGGTCGAGATCGTCCTGGCCGACGGCAACACGATCACCGACGAGATCGCGGTGGCGGATGCGCACCCTCTGGGCGCTCGTCCGTTCGGTCGGGCGGAGTACGTGCAGAAGTTCCGCACTCTCGCCGACTTCGTGCTCGAGGAGACGGAGATCGAGCGCTTCCTGGCGCTCGTGCAGCGCCTGCCGGAACTGACGTCCGATGAGCTCGTGGGCCTCACGGTCACGGCGGCCCCTGGAGTGCTGGCCTCGGTCGAGAGCCCGCAGGGACTGTTCTAACCCTTCACCCCGACCTCTCCACCCCAACGCCGAGTCGCCCATAGTGGTCGCTATGCGGCCGCGCCGGGCGCCGAATCGCGACACATTCGGGCGACTCGGTGTGCGGCGAGCGGAAAGTAGGGTGGAGGCATGCTCTACGCCCAGAAGACCCCGGCCGACAAGCGCGCCGATTTCCGATCGGCCCTCGCATCAGGCGAGCTCCTCAGACTGCCGGGCGCCTTCAACCCGCTGAGCGCCCGCCTCATCGAGCAGAAGGGCTTCGAGGGCGTCTACATCTCGGGCGCCGTGCTCTCAGCCGATCTCGGCCTGCCCGACATCGGCCTCACCACCCTCACCGAGGTGGCTGGACGTTCCAAGCAGATCGCCCGGATGACGGAGCTTCCCGCCATCGTCGACGCCGACACCGGGTTCGGTGAGCCCATGAACGTGGCGCGCACGGTGCAGGAGATGGAGGATGCCGGAGTCTCCGGCATGCACATCGAAGACCAGGTGAACCCCAAGAGGTGCGGTCACCTCGACGGCAAGCAGGTCGTCGACGAGCACACGGCCCTGCAGCGCATCCGTGCCGCCGTCGACGCGCGTCGAGACCCGAACTTCCTCATCATGGCACGCACCGACATCCGTGCCGTCGATGGACTCCAGGCCGCGATCGACCGGGCGAAGGCCCTTGTCGACGCGGGAGCCGACGCCATCTTCCCCGAGGCGATGGCCGACCTCTCCGAGTTCGAGGCCATGCGTGCGGCCGTCGACGTGCCGCTGCTCGCCAACATGACCGAGTTCGGCAAAAGCGAGCTGTTCACGACCCGGCAGCTCGCCGACGTCGGCATGAACATCGTCATCTGGCCGGTCTCGCTGCTGCGCCTCGCGATGGGAGCCACCATGGCCGGCCTCGATGAGCTGACGGATGCCGGCAACCTCACCGGCAAGCTCGGCGACATGCAGCACCGCGCCGAGCTGTACGAGCTCATCGACTACGAGGGCTACAACCACTTCGACAGCAGCATCTTCAATTTCCGCGTCGCGCGCTGAGGCTCGGCATCCGTTCGAGCAATCGAACGCGCGGGAAGTAGTCTGGGAGACCATGCCAGCGACGAAGGGGACGCCATGAGCGAAGCGCCGGAGATCTACAAGGGACTGGCGGGCGTGCCCGTCGACTACACCGCGATCTCGCGGGTGAACCCCGACACCAACACACTGCTCTACCGCGGCTATCCGGTGCAGGATCTTGCGGCCCAGCGTTCCTTCGAAGAGGTCGCCTGGCTGCTCTGGTACGGCGAGTTGCCGACGCCCGAGCAGCTCGACGCCTTCGTCGAGACCGAGCGCAGTGAGCGCGCCCTCGCGGCCAACGTGCGTCGCTGC
This window contains:
- a CDS encoding enoyl-CoA hydratase/isomerase family protein, which translates into the protein MTETTSQTPSEPQTEPEVLTSVTDGVGRITLNRPRAINALSYAMVGIITASLEVWRSDPEVAMVVLDGAGDRGFCAGGDVRALWDNATAGSNADSRTFFRDEYRLNAMIARYPKPVVALMDGITMGGGIGLAGHASIRIVTERSTLAMPETRIGFSPDVGGTWLLGRAPGELGTHLGLTAATMGPADAIAAGFADYLVPSESLPHLMQALRERADPGSPPEIVLLFDETPGASELEAQRGWIDACYSAPTVADIIHRLRERPEPEAARAADDLSTLSPTGLTATLAGIRSARAASNLEQALESEYRAVAWLIEQPDLREGIRAQVVDKDRSPRWNPATIDDIDTDAVLAAIAQDPAEPLWS
- a CDS encoding MmgE/PrpD family protein encodes the protein MKTHELRVHRSDENLTTDGQLAWQLAGVAVDSVPVTDEVTEMVINRVIDNAAVAVASLTRAPVTSARSQALTHPVSVGGQGSTVFGVDAGRRTSPEWAAWANGVAVRELDYHDTFLAAEYSHPGDNIPPIVAVAQHLAAARGLTGSDVVRGIATGYELQIDLAKAISLHQFKIDHVAHLGPSAAAGIGTLLGLDQETIYQAIGQALHTTTATRQSRKGAISTWKAHAPAFAGKMAVEAVDRAMRGETSPSPIYEGEDGVIAWLLGGTDARYSVEIPEEGEAKRAILDSYTKEHSAEYQAQAWIDLARKLHNEYPLLLDDVESIDRIVIHTSHHTHYVIGSGANDPQKYDPSASRETLDHSIPYIFAVALQDGTWHHVDSYSPARANRPDTVALWNKITTVEDEEWTRRYHSLDMNEKAFGGRVEIVLADGNTITDEIAVADAHPLGARPFGRAEYVQKFRTLADFVLEETEIERFLALVQRLPELTSDELVGLTVTAAPGVLASVESPQGLF
- the prpB gene encoding methylisocitrate lyase, whose translation is MLYAQKTPADKRADFRSALASGELLRLPGAFNPLSARLIEQKGFEGVYISGAVLSADLGLPDIGLTTLTEVAGRSKQIARMTELPAIVDADTGFGEPMNVARTVQEMEDAGVSGMHIEDQVNPKRCGHLDGKQVVDEHTALQRIRAAVDARRDPNFLIMARTDIRAVDGLQAAIDRAKALVDAGADAIFPEAMADLSEFEAMRAAVDVPLLANMTEFGKSELFTTRQLADVGMNIVIWPVSLLRLAMGATMAGLDELTDAGNLTGKLGDMQHRAELYELIDYEGYNHFDSSIFNFRVAR